A stretch of the Sulfurimonas sp. HSL-1656 genome encodes the following:
- a CDS encoding EAL domain-containing protein, which yields MEQKKPASLQNRVVVSVVLAFVVIFIFVYLFFRQASHNALYTVEKEKAELIADTVAPLLSVNLYLSLDGSINELVRQLASNPNILALKLNRGETVLADVRNDDQNCRTAEECFSVRKPLLHPVSGEPFAMLNLVYSSAHFNQMAHRYNIIIISVVGGLAFLSILFALFLHRSFMPLRAIAAAANRFKPGEPLSIPASEKYDEIRHISEALRAMNKRITAYARQQEDTAHHLEEEVNKKTAQLRRQLYTDSLTGLPNRAKLVTDIDGSKPGTLLLINIDDFKQINDFYGHIVGDHVLIKLSGLLAELLPGMQLYKLSADEYALLQNETMQRHDIETLIATVITEVESMVIIYEEAEHSIRITAGASLSMDKGMEKADIALKAARSQHKPYVIYDESLNLEHQYEQNMRWLRRLKSAIDEKRIVSYYQPVFDSETRELKSYECLIRLVEPNGNVLQPNHFLPVAKKARLYLRLTQIMIESCCRHFAARDDAFSINLSVDDILDEKTVQFIEEQIVAHGVGRRITFEILESEGIENYQEVSGFIKTMKQLGCRFAIDDFGSGYSNFEHLLHLDIDYIKIDGSLIRNLDTDENSLLIVEAIVNIAQKRQLACIAEYVHNQKVLETVQRLGIQFSQGYYLGAPQPDLLEASSGPEAGITEA from the coding sequence ATGGAACAGAAGAAACCGGCCTCGCTCCAAAATAGAGTCGTCGTCTCCGTCGTACTGGCCTTTGTGGTCATCTTCATCTTCGTCTACCTCTTTTTCAGGCAGGCGAGCCATAACGCCCTCTACACGGTCGAAAAAGAGAAGGCCGAGCTGATCGCCGACACGGTTGCGCCGCTGCTCTCCGTCAACCTTTACCTCAGCCTCGACGGCAGCATCAACGAGCTCGTCCGGCAGCTGGCCTCCAACCCCAATATTCTCGCGCTCAAACTGAACCGGGGTGAAACCGTCCTGGCCGATGTACGCAACGACGATCAAAACTGCCGCACCGCCGAAGAGTGTTTCAGCGTCCGCAAACCGCTGCTGCACCCCGTCAGCGGCGAACCCTTCGCCATGCTGAACCTCGTCTATTCGAGCGCCCATTTCAACCAGATGGCCCACCGCTATAACATCATCATCATCTCGGTGGTGGGCGGCCTGGCCTTCCTCAGCATCCTCTTCGCACTTTTCCTGCACCGCAGTTTCATGCCGCTAAGGGCTATTGCCGCCGCCGCGAACCGCTTCAAACCCGGCGAACCGCTATCTATCCCCGCTTCCGAAAAGTACGACGAGATCCGGCACATTTCCGAAGCGCTCCGGGCGATGAACAAACGGATCACCGCGTACGCCAGGCAGCAAGAAGACACGGCGCACCACCTCGAAGAGGAGGTCAACAAAAAAACCGCCCAGCTGCGCCGCCAGCTCTATACCGACAGCCTCACGGGCCTGCCAAACCGCGCCAAGCTTGTCACCGATATCGACGGCTCCAAACCGGGTACCCTCCTGCTCATCAACATCGACGACTTCAAGCAGATCAACGATTTTTACGGCCACATCGTCGGGGACCACGTCCTGATCAAGCTCTCGGGCCTGCTGGCAGAGCTTCTGCCGGGGATGCAGCTCTACAAACTTTCCGCAGACGAATACGCCCTGCTGCAGAACGAAACGATGCAGCGGCACGACATCGAGACACTGATCGCCACCGTCATTACCGAAGTCGAATCCATGGTGATCATCTACGAGGAGGCCGAACACAGCATCCGGATCACTGCCGGGGCCAGCCTGAGCATGGACAAGGGGATGGAGAAGGCCGACATCGCCCTCAAAGCGGCCCGCAGTCAGCATAAGCCCTATGTGATCTACGACGAAAGTCTCAACCTCGAACACCAGTATGAACAGAACATGCGCTGGCTCCGGCGGCTCAAATCGGCCATCGACGAGAAACGGATCGTCTCCTACTACCAGCCGGTCTTCGACAGCGAAACCCGGGAGCTCAAAAGCTATGAATGCCTGATCCGGCTGGTGGAGCCAAACGGCAACGTCCTGCAGCCCAACCACTTCCTTCCTGTTGCCAAGAAGGCGCGCCTCTATCTCCGGCTGACCCAGATCATGATCGAATCGTGCTGCCGCCATTTCGCCGCCCGGGACGATGCCTTCTCCATCAACCTCTCCGTCGACGACATTCTGGACGAAAAAACGGTCCAGTTCATCGAAGAACAGATCGTGGCACACGGCGTCGGCCGGCGGATCACCTTCGAGATCCTCGAATCCGAGGGCATCGAGAACTACCAGGAGGTCTCCGGGTTCATCAAGACGATGAAACAGCTCGGCTGCCGTTTCGCCATCGATGATTTCGGCAGCGGCTACTCCAATTTCGAGCACCTGTTGCACCTCGATATCGACTACATCAAGATCGACGGCAGCCTGATCCGCAACCTCGATACCGATGAAAACAGCCTCCTCATCGTCGAGGCGATCGTCAACATCGCCCAGAAACGGCAGCTCGCCTGTATCGCCGAATACGTCCACAACCAGAAAGTGCTGGAGACGGTGCAGCGCCTGGGGATCCAATTCTCCCAGGGGTACTACCTGGGTGCGCCGCAGCCGGATCTGCTCGAAGCCTCCTCCGGCCCGGAGGCGGGAATTACTGAGGCGTGA
- a CDS encoding HlyD family efflux transporter periplasmic adaptor subunit codes for MKYFLMILMAALPLAAGNYKAKVEPYDAHTVSAEVSGRIVKLDQRDELKTLDKVVIEIDHALDDVQLANDRRKLQLLQEQIAVKQSQYDSIKDLASQNRFTKDQYKTELLSLKMQAEDLKSLIAQLEDMIAKKRIALHRAYLKTLYVRQGEYVAPGTKLMKVEDHGGGRLVLYVDAADRAVLEKAKITVEGSSGWKVEKAATSTDETYVSYYRVDLVKRDSVPLGRVMTVTITPQ; via the coding sequence ATGAAATATTTTTTGATGATACTGATGGCCGCCCTGCCGCTCGCGGCGGGAAACTACAAGGCGAAGGTGGAGCCCTATGACGCGCACACGGTGAGCGCCGAGGTTTCGGGACGCATTGTCAAGCTCGACCAGCGCGACGAGCTCAAGACCCTCGACAAGGTCGTGATCGAGATCGACCATGCCCTCGATGACGTGCAGCTCGCCAACGACCGCCGGAAACTGCAGCTGCTGCAGGAGCAGATCGCCGTCAAGCAATCACAGTACGACAGCATCAAGGACCTGGCAAGCCAGAACCGCTTTACGAAAGACCAGTACAAGACGGAGCTGCTGTCACTGAAGATGCAGGCCGAAGACCTCAAAAGCCTCATCGCACAGCTGGAGGACATGATCGCGAAGAAGCGGATCGCGCTGCACAGAGCGTACCTCAAGACCCTTTACGTACGGCAGGGCGAATATGTTGCCCCGGGGACGAAGCTGATGAAGGTCGAAGACCACGGCGGCGGCCGGCTGGTGCTCTATGTCGACGCGGCGGACCGGGCCGTATTGGAAAAAGCAAAGATCACCGTCGAGGGGAGCAGCGGCTGGAAGGTTGAAAAGGCGGCAACGAGCACGGACGAGACCTATGTCTCTTATTACCGTGTCGATCTCGTCAAGCGCGACAGTGTACCGCTCGGGCGCGTCATGACGGTGACGATCACGCCTCAGTAA